From one Gossypium hirsutum isolate 1008001.06 chromosome D08, Gossypium_hirsutum_v2.1, whole genome shotgun sequence genomic stretch:
- the LOC107900737 gene encoding anthocyanin 5-aromatic acyltransferase: MAKGGLAVEIVGRYRVSPPPNTVPPTSLPLTFFDIPWLFFSPTQPLFFYDYPYPTSHFLSTALPALIHSLSLTLRHFFALAATLVCPPHSSNPPFIVYDRSNFVSLVVAQSTADFHHLCSNHQRCVNDFYPLLPPLPSGEQEETQTPLLAAQITIFSNVGVCIGFAYHNVVADGRSFNSFIKNWASLFKDPSSCSVNSSLLPFHDRTAIKDSYGLQSIFLNHWRKRSSTNMIIGVSDKDLDLAMVRATFLMCPDDMEKIKGWIVGRCKVKNMDQPPRLTPSNLTCAYVWVCLIKSHEKVNGKLTGKNPSYFGFNAGGITRLGYPVPAAYFGNCIGFARTMATQSELSGEDGIIVAADAIGNRVKDLDEAFLEGAENWISEWGEFYGSDSEPHVMVSGSPKLDFYETDFGWGKARRIEEISMDNAKGKAVWLTQSRDVKGGIEVGLALPKPKMDAFTCFFTQLLPHH; this comes from the coding sequence ATGGCTAAAGGAGGTTTGGCGGTAGAAATCGTGGGTCGCTACCGTGTGTCTCCACCACCAAATACAGTCCCACCTACCTCCCTCCCTCTAACTTTCTTCGACATACCATGGCTTTTCTTCTCCCCAACTCAACCTCTCTTCTTCTACGACTACCCGTACCCTACTTCTCACTTTTTATCCACCGCTCTTCCAGCACTCATCCACTCCCTCTCCCTCACTCTCCGGCACTTCTTTGCTTTGGCTGCCACCCTTGTGTGCCCACCCCACTCATCCAACCCCCCTTTCATTGTCTACGACCGATCCAACTTCGTCTCCTTGGTCGTCGCCCAATCCACCGCTGATTTTCATCACTTATGTTCGAATCATCAGCGTTGTGTCAACGACTTTTACCCACTACTCCCTCCTTTGCCGAGCGGGGAACAAGAGGAAACTCAAACCCCTTTGCTTGCTGCACAAATCACCATTTTCTCTAATGTCGGTGTTTGCATTGGGTTTGCGTATcataatgtggttgctgatgggAGAAGTTTCAACAGCTTCATCAAGAATTGGGCTTCTCTTTTCAAAGACCCTTCTTCTTGCTCAGTCAACTCATCGCTACTTCCCTTCCATGATAGAACGGCAATAAAAGACAGTTATGGGTTGCAGTCCATTTTCTTGAACCATTGGAGAAAAAGATCTTCAACAAACATGATCATAGGTGTTTCAGACAAGGACTTAGACTTGGCCATGGTTAGAGCTACTTTCCTTATGTGTCCTGATGATATGGAGAAGATTAAAGGGTGGATTGTTGGTCGATGCAAGGTCAAAAACATGGACCAACCACCACGTTTAACACCATCGAATTTAACATGTGCTTATGTGTGGGTGTGTTTGATAAAATCCCATGAGAAAGTAAATGGGAAGTTAACTGGCAAGAACCCCAGTTACTTCGGGTTCAATGCGGGCGGTATAACCAGGTTGGGATATCCGGTACCAGCTGCTTATTTTGGTAACTGCATTGGGTTTGCTCGAACAATGGCAACTCAAAGTGAGCTTAGCGGAGAAGATGGGATTATAGTTGCAGCAGATGCTATCGGAAACAGAGTTAAGGACTTGGACGAAGCATTTCTGGAAGGGGCAGAAAACTGGATATCAGAATGGGGGGAGTTTTATGGGTCGGATTCGGAGCCCCATGTGATGGTTTCCGGGTCACCGAAACTGGATTTCTACGAGACAGATTTTGGTTGGGGAAAGGCAAGGAGAATAGAGGAAATTTCAATGGATAATGCAAAAGGGAAAGCCGTTTGGCTCACCCAAAGCAGAGATGTGAAAGGCGGAATAGAGGTGGGGTTAGCATTACCTAAGCCTAAAATGGATGCTTTTACATGTTTCTTCACTCAATTATTGCCTCACCATTAA
- the LOC107900736 gene encoding L10-interacting MYB domain-containing protein-like, whose amino-acid sequence MSTSAVEVSDEKLKAMWDKRLTEIFCNVCIKEILKGNRSDAHFTRYGWLKIMTNFEKETSKGFSQRQLKNRWDALKKWKAWKKLKGEDTGLGWNLIKRTIDASDEWWESGLQVVPEAKKFRTSGIDPEFEGKLDQMFMGIVATGDKAWAPSSGTLRSDFFEDVNNEILEENEEENIRNDVHILNDVHISNDVYISNDVQIDGNSQKRKNPEMSSSQFKTGRKKSSKQIGEATRLSSQIEKLCNVADNMSQATSSLTLVMDPYGIPQAVKMLDSMSKEVLEASPLYFFSLRLLLNKDKQIMFLSINPKIRALWLKTEMEDS is encoded by the exons ATGAGTACTTCGGCGGTTGAAGTTAGTGATGAAAAATTAAAAGCAATGTGGGATAAGAGATTGACAGAAATATTTTGTAATGTTTGTATTAAAGAGATATTGAAAGGCAATAGGTCTGATGCTCATTTCACAAGATATGGATGGTTGAAAATAATGACCAACTTTGAGAAAGAAACGAGCAAGGGTTTTTCACAAAGACAACTTAAAAATAGGTGGGATGCCCTAAAAAAATGGAAAGCTTGGAAGAAACTTAAAGGCGAAGATACTGGTTTAGGGTGGAATCTTATAAAAAGAACCATTGATGCATCGGATGAATGGTGGGAGAGTGGGCTCCAG GTTGTGCCTGAAGCTAAAAAATTTAGAACATCAGGCATTGATCCTGAATTCGAAGGGAAGTTGGACCAAATGTTCATGGGGATAGTTGCAACAGGTGATAAAGCATGGGCACCTTCTTCTGGTACACTCCGTAGTGATTTTTTTGAGGATGTTAACAACGAAATACTTGAagagaatgaagaagaaaatataagaaatgatgttcacattttaaatgatgttcacatttcaaatgatgtttacatttcaaatgatgttcaaattgatggaaacagtcaaaaaagaaaaaaccctgaGATGTCAAGTTCACAATTTAAAACTGGAAGAAAGAAATCCTCAAAGCAAATTGGAGAGGCTACAAGATTGTCCagtcaaatagaaaaattatgcaaTGTAGCTGACAATATGAGTCAAGCCACATCTAGTTTGACTCTTGTTATGGATCCATATGGTATTCCACAAGCAGTCAAAATGCTAGACAGCATGTCGAAAGAAGTTCTAGAAGCTAGTCCGCTATACTTTTTCTCACTTAGATTATTGCTCAATAAGGACAAgcaaattatgtttttatcaattaatcccaAGATTAGAGCTTTGTGGCTTAAGACCGAAATGGAggatagttga